The following are encoded in a window of Rosa chinensis cultivar Old Blush chromosome 4, RchiOBHm-V2, whole genome shotgun sequence genomic DNA:
- the LOC112199799 gene encoding uncharacterized protein LOC112199799 isoform X1, producing the protein MEGSHKKKGKRPNLLADTVFSWSLDDIFNERLFKNKVEKIPESFDSVEHYFGCYMYPLLEETRAQVHSSMETIYRAPFAKVVAFEKAKPYGTKLYNIKVDYWRNRFNDRGKEPYKTLPGDLFVLANAKPETVSDLQRVGRSWAFASVTKVSENENKDDTTSLYFKVKASKELEVVKSTTPLFMVFLVNLIPNGRIWKALHMSKNLKIIKEVLCTDSVAQKNLCSEKNNDIVNKRLVQSLSSGLNESQTGTILACLEMLHSHEKSAVELIWGPPGTGKTKTIVTLLLTLLQMNRRTLVCAPTNVAITEVASRVVKMVTEVESSALFCSLGEVLLFGNKERLKVGSDIEEIYLDYRLKRLVECLGPRTGWRHCFASMIDCLEDGVSHYHTFLENEFTIEKEPKAIGQMKAKESRIVAKAGKDTCKTFLEFIRDRFVTTASPLRYCLSIFCTHMPKNYISVDNFQNMVLLVKLVDSLESLLFQVNVASEALEDIFSHSEVEDISETCADNSFLLFTNRRECLKVLHNLFDSLSELHLPDFMNQESLMAFCFQSASLIFCTASSSYKLHKLAMEPLSIVVIDEAAQLKECESTIPLQLPGVKHAVLVGDECQLPAIVNSIVSDEAGFARSLLERLSSVGHSKHLLNMQYRMHPSISFFPNSSFYNNMILDAPNLKRRSQEKNYLKGSMFGPYSFINVIGGREEKDEDGRSRKNMVEVAIVSQILRKLYKEWVDSKQNLSIGIVSPYAAQVVAIEDKLGQKYNNLDGFIVKVKTVDGFQGGEEDIIIFSTVRSNCQQSLEFISKPQRINVALTRARHCLWILGNERTLCDSESVWEALVLDAKNRQCFFNADEDKDLAKAILEVKKQFDQLDDLLNADSVLFRSARWKVLFSDNFLKSFKKLMSVRLKRSVLNVLLKLASGWRPKMQNSDVICGNSSLILKKFKVEDLYIVCTTDIAKDLRYIQVLKNWDILPIEDVPTLVNRLDNILNKYTDDYINLCKEKCLEGDLEVPKSWPSSLEFIRFKDLSFTEIQNDLVGDTSHGRSYAENSRVSESLLLMKFYSLSSGVVNHLLSDHEGRELDLPFEVTDQELEIILYQRSSFIVGRSGTGKTTVLTMKLFQKEQWHQLAVRGCHISESNKVEQSLAATEGKVLHQLFVTVSPKLCYAIKQHVLHLKRFASGRSHSTETGLIDMIDFDEDEAQFNDIQDSFHEVPAHSYPLFITLHKFLIMLDGTLRNSYFERFLDATEVTHGQLRSSRSIALQTFIRTKEVSYEKFSSLYWPHFNTELTKKLDASRVFTEIISHIKGGLGALEACDGKLSREDYVQLSESRASNLTSQEREVIYDIFQMYEKMKLEYGEFDLADFVTDLHRRLRHEKYEGDHMDFVYIDEVQDLTMSQIALFKHMCHNVEEGFVFSGDTAQTIARGIDFRFQELRHLFYKKFMLESRSNKHYEGKEKGQISEIFHLTQNFRTHAGILKLSQSIVELLYHFFPLSIDVLKPESSLIYGEAPVLLESGENENAIIKIFGNTGNIVGFGAEQVILVRDDSARNEISKLVGKHALVLTIVECKGLEFQDVLLYNFFGSSPSRNQWRVIYDYMNELDLLDHTLPRGFPSFNVAKHNILCSELKQLYVAVTRTRQRLWICENFEDLSKPMFDYWKKKCLVQVKQLDDSLAHAMQVASSPEEWKSRGMKLYHEHNYEMATMCFERAGDAYWERRSKAAGLKALADHMRTSNPEEAKSILREAAEIFDAIGKADSAARCFSDLGEYERAARIYLNKCGESELERAAECFSLAGCYEEAADVYAKGNFFSECLTVCGKGRLFEMGLEYINNWKQHAEEDSAMSTRGNGINRMEHEFLESCALHYYNLNDNRSMMKFVKAFHSIILMRNFLKRLDNLDELLLLEEEFGNYLEAANIAQLKGDILLESDFLGKAGKFKEASLHILFYVLAQSLWSSGSKGWPLKKFPRQEALLAQAKSLAKNETDNFYELVSTEVDILLNGMDRLAVLKNQINSSERHKSIRGEVLSARKILDAHLSRRTDKYIWETELIGDLVQHSEEKISKNQVSIDSLIYFWNSWKEKILHIIESVGCLETQDYKGYVEFGFTFLGVWRLYHNLSPVYVLLISDADWVRGLDKRHFQSYEKLVSIDVHQLIPAAQNFWCSELVSVGIKVLEKLEALFKFPVKSPDSIFFQSRALTLIYDVGKYLLDSKCLKQRNQDTMTLQKFVTFSTEKYITCIFPLDWRNSARENMISLRRTDASQSMLKQVIVECISGKNKMSYGQIGNVIMIILGSGKPSSELHSMIVQKLTCNPPWMSFVETLCEKDMGPWSRSGEPKQTSVLWRFYEALVETYSANWRALHDYISPGCFLYLVERLLTLASCFHGFVISTSSSFIEWLIYKDGDTIISSPSLGEIADFVTDVVRDCIYKRGNMIDWIRKTDADGKSSYPLLMLRLVILLCLLLVNFGKSLDMLFDILGKNYVIGVLPKEFVEALKKGRKDRSASACVLAIATALKKIGNPLVIASFGFNCSRFLCTDAIYVDMVLNPSKDDVLGKFFPPVVPASQSRMSPVEGEGNNRYTVLSDAEDTHSEDEEICISNESKPKGPEPDAASATHGKKKGNPKKHKGKKGRK; encoded by the exons ATGGAAGGTTCACACAAGAAAAAGGGTAAAAGACCCAACCTTTTGGCCGATACTGTGTTTTCTTGGTCCCTTGATGACATTTTCAACGAACGTCTCTTCAAGAACAAG GTGGAAAAGATTCCTGAATCATTTGACTCTGTTGAGCATTACTTCGGGTGTTATATGTATCCTTTATTGGAAGAAACACGAGCGCAAGTCCATTCAAGTATGGAAACTATTTACAGGGCACCATTTGCTAAAGTAGTTGCTTTTGAAAAAGCCAAGCCATATGGGACAAAGCTATATAATATCAAGGTGGATTACTGGCGAAACAGGTTCAATGACCGTGGCAAGGAGCCATACAAAACTTTGCCCGGTGATCTTTTTGTTTTAGCAAATGCTAAACCTGAAACTGTTTCAGATTTACAAAGGGTAGGGAGGTCATGGGCTTTTGCATCGGTCACTAAAGTCTCGGAAAATGAGAACAAGGATGACACTACTTCTCTTTATTTTAAAGTCAAGGCTTCCAAAGAGCTTGAAGTCGTAAAGAGCACAACACCACTGTTTATGGTTTTTCTAGTGAACTTAATCCCAAATGGAAGAATATGGAAAGCTTTGCACATGTCCAAAAACCTGAAGATTATCAAGGAGGTTCTGTGCACTGATTCTGTg GCTCAGAAAAATCTCTGCTCTGAAAAGAACAATGACATTGTGAATAAGAGATTAGTTCAGAGTTTATCATCTGGTTTGAATGAATCCCAGACTGGGACCATTCTGGCCTGTCTTGAAATGCTGCATTCTCATGAAAAGTCTGCTGTGGAACTAATTTGGGGTCCTCCTGGTACTGGAAAAACTAAAACTATCGTGACTCTACTTTTAACCCTGCTACAGATGAATCGTAGGACTCTTGTCTGTGCCCCAACAAATGTTGCAATAACTGAAGTTGCTTCTCGCGTTGTGAAGATGGTGACTGAAGTAGAGTCCAGTGctttgttttgttctttggGAGAAGTTCTTCTATTTGGGAATAAGGAGCGACTGAAAGTTGGCTCAGACATTGAAGAGATATATTTAGATTACCGTCTCAAAAGGCTTGTTGAGTGCTTAGGGCCACGGACTGGTTGGAGGCATTGCTTTGCTTCCATGATAGATTGTCTTGAAGATGGTGTTTCTCACTACCATACttttttggaaaatgagttTACTATTGAGAAGGAACCAAAGGCTATAGGTCAAATGAAAGCGAAAGAAAGCAGAATTGTCGCTAAAGCTGGCAAGGACACATGCAAAACATTTCTGGAATTTATTAGAGACAGATTTGTTACTACTGCATCACCTCTAAGATATTGCCTTTCTATCTTCTGTACCCACATGCCGAAAAATTACATTTCCGtggataatttccaaaacatggTTTTGCTTGTCAAATTGGTTGACTCCCTTGAATCATTGTTGTTTCAAGTTAATGTTGCTTCTGAAGCACTTGAAGACATTTTCTCACATTCTGAAGTTGAAGACATATCAGAGACATGTGCTGATAACTCGTTTCTTCTATTCACAAATAGAAGAGAATGCCTTAAAGTCTTACACAATCTATTTGACTCTCTGAGTGAACTTCACCTTCCGGATTTTATGAATCAAGAGTCTCTAATGGCATTTTGTTTTCAAAGTGCTTCCTTGATATTTTGCACCGCATCCAGCTCATATAAGTTGCATAAATTGGCAATGGAGCCTCTAAGCATTGTGGTTATTGACGAAGCTGCGCAATTGAAAGAGTGTGAATCAACAATCCCCCTTCAACTACCAGGCGTGAAGCATGCCGTGCTTGTTGGTGATGAATGTCAGTTACCAGCTATAGTGAACAGCATT GTTTCTGATGAAGCTGGTTTTGCAAGAAGCTTGCTTGAGAGGTTAAGCTCAGTTGGTCACTCAAAACACCTCCTAAATATGCAGTACAGGATGCATCCATCAATAAGTTTCTTCCCAAATTCTAGTTTCTACAATAACATGATCCTGGATGCTCCAAATCTTAAAAGGAGAAGCCAGGAGAAAAACTATCTTAAAGGGTCAATGTTCGGTCCTTATTCTTTTATCAATGTCATTGGTGGACGAGAAGAGAAGGATGAGGATGGACGTAGTCGAAAGAATATGGTTGAGGTTGCTATTGTTTCACAAATACTGCGGAAACTGTATAAAG AATGGGTTGATTCAAAACAGAATCTTAGTATTGGTATAGTATCTCCATATGCTGCTCAAGTAGTTGCAATCGAGGACAAACTTGGACAGAAGTATAATAAtcttgatggatttatagtgaAGGTGAAGACAGTTGATGGGTTCCAGGGTGGGGAAGAGGACATCATTATATTTTCCACTGTACGATCCAATTGTCAACAGTCACTTGAGTTTATTTCAAAACCGCAAAGAATTAATGTTGCTCTTACAAGGGCTAG GCACTGTCTGTGGATTTTGGGGAATGAAAGAACTCTATGTGATAGTGAGTCTGTTTGGGAGGCCTTGGTCCTTGATGCCAAAAATCGCCAATGCTTTTTCAATGCTGATGAAGACAAGGATTTAGCCAAGGCCATATTAGAGGTGAAGAAACAGTTCGACCAACTAGATGATTTGCTTAATGCTGACAGTGTACTTTTCAGAAGTGCTAGATGGAAG GTACTTTTTAGTGATAACTTTTTGAAGTCATTCAAGAAACTGATGTCAGTCCGTTTGAAGAGGTCAGTGCTAAATGTTCTACTAAAGCTTGCCAGTGGCTGGAGACCGAAGATGCAAAATTCAGATGTAATCTGTGGCAACTCTTCACTGATCTTGAAGAAATTCAAGGTTGAAGATCTATATATTGTTTGCACAACAGACATAGCAAAGGATTTGAGATACATTCAAGTATTGAAGAATTGGGACATATTGCCTATAGAGGATGTCCCAACGTTGGTAAATCGCCTGGACAATATATTAAACAAATATACAGATGATTATATTAATCTCTGCAAGGAGAAATGTCTTGAGGG TGATTTGGAAGTTCCAAAGAGCTGGCCAAGTTCTTTGGAATTTATTCGGTTTAAGGATCTTAGCTTCACTGAAATCCAGAATGATTTAGTTGGTGACACTTCTCATGGTAGAAGTTATGCTGAGAATTCACGTGTCAGCGAAAGTTTGTTACTGATGAAATTTTACTCACTATCATCTGGGGTGGTAAACCACTTGCTGTCTGATCATGAGGGTAGAGAACTGGATCTTCCGTTTGAAGTTACAGACCAAGAATTGGAGATTATCCTTTATCAGAGAAGTTCCTTTATAGTTGGACGGTCAGGAACTGGGAAAACCACAGTTTTAACCATGAAATTATTTCAGAAAGAGCAGTGGCACCAGTTGGCAGTGCGAGGATGCCATATTAGTGAAAGCAACAAGGTTGAACAGAGTTTGGCAGCCACTGAGGGGAAAGTTCTACACCAGCTTTTCGTGACAGTGAGTCCAAAGCTATGTTATGCTATCAAGCAACATGTTTTACACTTGAAAAG ATTTGCATCTGGTAGAAGTCATTCAACTGAAACCGGTTTGATTGATatgattgattttgatgaggatgaagCTCAATTTAACGATATCCAAGATTCATTTCATGAAGTTCCTGCCCATTCTTACCCTCTTTTCATCACATTGCATAAGTTCTTGATTATGCTTGATGGAACATTGAGAAACTCATACTTTGAAAGATTCCTTGATGCAACTGAGGTTACTCATGGTCAACTACGAAGTTCAAGATCAATTGCCTTGCAGACTTTTATAAGGACAAAGGAAGTCAGTTATGAGAAGTTTAGTTCATTATACTGGCCTCATTTTAATACCGAGTTAACAAAGAAGCTTGATGCTTCAAGAGTCTTTACAGAGATTATTTCTCATATAAAAGGTGGCCTGGGAGCTCTAGAAGCGTGTGATGGTAAATTGAGTCGAGAGGATTATGTTCAACTGTCAGAGAGCCGAGCTTCCAATCTAACCAGCCAAGAGCGAGAAGTTATATATGACATTTTTCAGATGTATGAAAAAATGAAGTTGGAATATGGTGAATTTGATCTTGCTGATTTTGTTACTGATCTTCACCGTCGACTCAGGCATGAAAAGTATGAGGGGGATCATATGGACTTTGTTTATATTGATGAGGTTCAGGATCTCACAATGAGTCAAATTGCCTTGTTTAAACACATGTGCCACAATGTTGAAGAGGGTTTTGTTTTTTCGGGTGATACTGCTCAAACAATTGCAAGGGGTATtgatttcagatttcaagaatTACGACATCTATTCTACAAGAAATTTATGTTGGAGTCAAGAAGCAATAAGCACTATGAAGGTAAGGAAAAGGGCCAAATCTCAGAAATTTTTCACTTGACTCAAAACTTTCGTACCCATGCTGGAATCCTCAAGCTATCACAAAGCATTGTTGAACTTCTTTATCATTTTTTCCCCCTTTCCATTGATGTTTTAAAACCTGAAAGCAGTTTGATATATGGGGAAGCTCCAGTATTGCTTGAATctggagaaaatgaaaatgcaaTCATAAAGATATTTGGAAATACTGGAAATATAGTTGGATTTGGTGCTGAGCAGGTAATTTTGGTGCGAGATGATAGTGCTCGAAATGAGATATCAAAACTTGTAGGGAAGCATGCTCTTGTGCTAACCATTGTCGAGTGCAAGGGCCTTGAGTTTCAG GATGTTCTCTTATACAACTTTTTCGGATCATCACCTTCGAGAAATCAATGGAGGGTAATATACGATTACATGAATGAACTAGATTTACTCGACCACACATTACCCAGGGGCTTTCCAAGTTTTAATGTAGCCAAACACAACATATTGTGCTCTGAACTGAAACAACTATATGTGGCTGTTACACGCACGAGACAGAGATTGTGGATATGTGAGAACTTTGAAGATCTCTCCAAACCAATGTTTGACTACTGGAAGAAGAAGTGTCTTGTGCAAGTTAAGCAACTGGATGATTCCCTTGCACATGCAATGCAAGTTGCAAGCAGTCCAGAGGAGTGGAAGTCACGTGGCATGAAG CTATATCATGAACATAACTACGAAATGGCCACAATGTGCTTTGAAAGAGCAGGTGATGCTTACTGGGAAAGAAGGTCTAAAGCTGCTGGTCTTAAAGCACTCGCTGACCATATGCGAACGTCAAATCCTGAAGAGGCTAAATCTATTCTCAGGGAAGCTGCTGAAATATTTGATGCTATAGGCAAGGCAGATTCTGCGGCGAGATGTTTTTCTGATTTGGGGGAGTATGAAAGAGCTG CTAGGATATACTTGAACAAATGTGGCGAGTCTGAACTGGAGAGAGCCGCGGAATGTTTTTCTCTAGCAGGATGCTATGAGGAGGCTGCAGATGTGTATGCCAAGGGAAATTTTTTCTCAGAGTGTCTCACTGTTTGTGGCAAGGGAAGACTATTTGAAATGGGTTTGGAATACATCAATAATTGGAAACAGCATGCAGAAGAGGACAGTGCTATGAGTACAAGGGGAAATGGAATAAATAGAATGGAGCATGAGTTTTTAGAGAGCTGTGCACTTCACTATTATAATTTGAATGATAACAGATCCATGATGAAATTTGTTAAAGCTTTTCATTCTATAATTTTGATGCGAAACTTTTTGAAGAGGTTGGATAACCTTGatgagcttttgttgttggaggAAGAATTTGGAAATTATCTGGAAGCTGCAAACATCGCACAGCTTAAAGGTGATATTCTACTTGAATCTGATTTCCTTGGAAAGGCAGGTAAGTTCAAAGAGGCCTCACTGCACATACTATTCTACGTACTTGCCCAGTCTCTTTGGTCATCTGGCAGCAAGGGCTGGCCTCTGAAGAAGTTTCCACGACAGGAGGCTCTTTTGGCACAAGCCAAGTCACTTGCCAAGAATGAGACAGACAACTTTTATGAATTGGTTTCCACTGAGGTTGATATTTTATTAAATGGGATGGATAGGTTGGCTGTtttgaaaaatcaaatcaattcttCTGAGAGACATAAGAGTATTAGAGGGGAAGTGTTATCAGCTAGAAAAATTTTGGATGCCCATCTTTCTCGAAGAACTGATAAGTATATATGGGAAACAGAATTGATTGGTGATCTTGTACAGCATTCAGAAGAGAAAATATCTAAAAATCAAGTTTCCATCGATTCACTCATATACTTCTGGAATTCTTGGAAGGAGAAGATTCTTCACATAATTGAATCTGTAGGTTGTTTGGAAACACAAGACTACAAAGGTTATGTAGAGTTTGGTTTTACTTTCTTAGGAGTGTGGAGGCTGTATCATAATCTGAGTCCAGTGTATGTTTTACTCATCTCTGATGCTGATTGGGTTAGAGGTCTGGACAAAAGACATTTCCAAAGTTATGAGAAGTTGGTCTCCATTGATGTTCACCAACTCATTCCAGCTGCTCAAAATTTTTGGTGTTCAGAACTGGTCTCTGTTGGCATTAAGGTTTTGGAAAAGCTTGAAGCACTTTTCAAGTTCCCAGTCAAGAGTCCTgattcaattttctttcaaagCAGGGCTCTTACTCTGATCTATGATGTTGGAAAATATCTTTTGGATTCCAAGTGTCTGAAGCAAAGGAATCAAGATACCATGACACTACAGAAGTTTGTAACCTTTTCGACTGAAAAATATATTACTTGCATATTTCCTTTAGATTGGAGGAATTCAGCAAGAGAGAATATGATTTCTCTTAGAAGAACTGATGCTTCCCAATCTATGCTGAAACAAGTAATAGTTGAATGTATCAGCGGGAAGAACAAGATGTCTTATGGGCAAATTGGAAACGTCATCATGATCATTCTTGGGTCTGGTAAGCCTAGTAGTGAACTTCACAGCATGATTGTGCAAAAGCTGACCTGCAACCCGCCATGGATGTCATTCGTTGAGACTTTGTGTGAGAAGGATATGGGACCTTGGAGTCGTAGTGGAGAACCTAAACAGACATCCGTTTTGTGGCGATTCTATGAAGCATTAGTCGAAACTTATAGTGCAAACTGGAGGGCTCTTCATGACTACATATCACCTGGTTGCTTCTTGTATCTTGTAGAGCGCCTTTTGACTTTGGCCTCTTGCTTTCATGGTTTTGttatctccacgagttcaagttTTATAGAATGGCTGATATACAAGGATGGAGATACCATCATAAGTTCACCATCCCTGGGAGAGATTGCTGATTTTGTGACTGATGTTGTTCGAGATTGTATTTATAAAAGGGGGAATATGATTGATTGGATTAGAAAAACTGATGCAGATGGGAAGAGTTCTTATCCACTACTCATGTTGAGATTGGTTATTCTACTATGCTTGCTTCTTGTGAACTTCGGGAAGTCTTTAGATATGCTCTTTGATATTCTGGGGAAGAACTATGTCATTGGAGTACTGCCCAAGGAATTTGTTGAGGCCCTTAAGAAGGGGAGGAAAGACAGATCTGCGAGTGCCTGTGTGCTAGCTATAGCTACTGCTCTTAAGAAGATTGGTAATCCTTTAGTAATTGCAAGTTTCGGGTTCAATTGTTCAAGGTTCTTATGCACAGATGCCATTTATGTTGACATGGTATTAAACCCGAGCAAGGATGACGTGCTTGGGAAATTCTTCCCACCTGTTGTCCCAGCTTCACAAAGCCGAATGAGCCCTGTTGAAGGGGAAGGTAATAATCGTTATACTGTTCTGTCGGATGCTGAAGACACTCACAGTGAAGATGAGGAGATTTGCATTTCCAATGAGTCGAAGCCGAAGGGCCCAGAACCTGATGCTGCTTCTGCAACCCATGGGAAGAAAAAGGGCAATCCCAAGAAACACAAGGGGAAAAAGGGCCGAAAGTAG